From Granulicella arctica:
TTGATTACCGGGCAGCCAAATATGATGAGGCCGTCAAGGACTATGACATGGTCCTTGATCACTTCCCAGCCAGCAATAAAGTCCCCGCCTCACGCCTCCACAAAGGTCAGGCGCTGCTGGCTCTCAAGCAGAATGACGCAGCCGTCCGCGAACTTCGCGCCCTCATCGCGCGCTATCCCGCATCTCCCGAGGCCACGCTCGCTCGCAGCAAGCTGAGCGGCATGGGCATCACTGTAACCGCACGTAAGACCGGCGGGCAGTAAACCTCTCGTGCTCCCGCAGGCCCTTTCCGTATGATGGTTGCGGGCGGTGAGCACCTTGATAGCAAAGCGTGAACGATGGGCTTGGTTTGCAGCTGCGGCGTTGCTTCTCATCATGATCTGTGAAATAGCTCTCTCGACACGACAGGCCTCGGCAAGCTGGGACGAAGGGGATCACATCTTCTCTGGCTACATGAATTGGAAGCACCGAGAGTACAGCCTCAACCCCGAACATCCCCCACTTGTAAAACTCGTGGCTACACTCCCTTTACTAGGGCTTGACCTGAGAATCGCTCCTCGGCAGGGGCGATTCTTTAAGGACGAGGCGTACTACGGCGGCCGCGAGTTGCTATTTCGCAACGATCCTCGGTACGGTGGCTACTACACAGCCGACTCCCTGCTGTTTCGTGTCCATATGGCCGTTTCAATCTTTGCTCTGCTCTTAGCCTCCCTGCTTTTTCTGGCGGGTCGTGAGATGTTCGGCACGGCCGCTGGCCTGATCGCGATGATTCTCTTTGTCTTCGATCCAACCATCCTCACGAACGCACCTTTTGTAACCACTGACTCGGGTGCGACCTGTCTCTTCTTCGCCTCTGTGTATGCGTTCTATCGGTACGTCAAGGCACCATCCGGACAACGAGTCCTCGTCTGCGGCCTCACCTTCGGCCTCACTCTCGTGTCGAAGCACTCCGGCATTCTGCTCTTACCAATTCTCCTTTTGCTTGCAACAGGAGAGCTCTCCGGCAAGTGGTATGAACGCCGCAAGTCAATCCTGAGAGACACAATTCACCTCGGTGCTGCACTATTCGCGATGGCCGCCCTCGCCATCTTCGTCCTCTGGGGCGTATACAGCTTTCGCTATGCGATGCAACCGAGCGGTGTCAGCATGCCCGGACTTGACCATCAGGCCTCAGGTCTCACGACAATTCCTGCTCATGTCATTCTTTTCTGTGCGCACCATCATCTGCTCCCCGAAAGTTACCTCTATGGGCTGATTGATGTGCAACGGGTAGCGGCGTTCATGCCGACCTACATCTTTGGCAAGCTTTATGCCCATGGGCAATGGTTCTACTTTCCAGTGGCTCTCTCACTGAAATGCTCCGTTGGCGTCCTTGGTCTCCTGTTGCTGGCTGTCTTCGCCTTCGCCACAGGCTTCGTACGGAAACCACGCGAAGTCTACTTTCTTGCCTTACCAGCTGTCTTTTATCTAGCTGTCGCGATGGCGGGACCATTGAACATTGGAGTGCGCCATGTTCTCCCCGTCTTCCCATTTGCCTTTGCGCTGGCTGGCGGCGGAGCGTGCTTACTCCTGCAGCAGAAACGCTTGTGGATCTATCCGATCGCCATTTTCCTCCTTTGCCATGCAATCGATTCAGTCCGCATGTTTCCGAACTACATGCCCTACGCCAACATCCTATGGGGCGGACCCACTAAGACTCACCTCTACCTCTCCGACTCGGCTACCGACTGGGGTCAGGAGCTCAAATGGACGAAGCAATATCTTGACGCAAACAACGTGCATGAGTGCTGGTTTGCTTACTTCCCCGCTCCATTCCTCCTTCCTTCGGACTACGGTGTTCCCTGCAAACTCCTCCCAACCGCCGATACGCATGGCCAAGTGGACATTGATGTTCCGCCGACCATTCACGGACCTGTCTTGATAAGCTTCGCCGATCTAAATGGCTTTGAGTTTGGTTCAAAAGTTCTAAATCCCTATCAGACTTTTTTCGAACGCAAACCTGATGCCGTCATTGCAAACGGGATAGCCGTCTTCAACGGAGACTTTACCGTTCCGCAGGTCGCCTCGCTGCAGCCATTGTGGAGGGCTCAGGCACTTCTTGATTCGAAAAATCACCTAGGCGCTCTCCACTTCGCAGAAGCTGCGCTGGCGATTGATCCTGCCAATTTCGAGGGTCAGGTTGCAGCAGGTGATGCTCTCCATGCGCTTGAACGCAACTCCGAGGCGCAAGTGCACTACCTCACTGCAAAGAAAATGGTCGAAGCGATGGAGCTTTCATCGCAGCAACAATGGGCACCTGTTCTCGACAAGAAACTCGCCGCCCTGGGGATCACAGTCCATGCCTAATCTTCCGCTCCATCTGCCGTTCATCTTCGCGCTAGCCTTAGCGGTACTCCTCCCAGCGACTCATACCTTTGGACAGGAAGCTACCTGTCCCAAAGTATCAACACGAACTGCTACACCGGCCGACACAGCTTATGCGGAAGGAATCTACCCGAACGCTGAAGAGCTATACACGCAACAGATCGTGCAGCAGCCACATGATGCTGAGTTGACCGCCGGTCTCATACGAACGCTGCTTCACGAAGGGAAAATCCCGAAGGCTATTGCGACCCTCGATGCGGTCCTGCCAGGCAGCCCCGACTCTGTACCTCTGCTTACCGCTGAAGCTGAAGTGCAGCTTCGCCAGGGCCAACCTTGGCTTGCAGCACAAAGCCTCCAGACCATAGCTACATCCAACCCGTGCTACGCGCGCGCTCACCTTATCCGCAGCCGTATCTTTCGTATCGACTCCATGTACAGTTCGGAACGTAAGGAGATCCAGAGCGCCTATGATATCGATCCGACCGATCCCGAGATCCGGCGAGCATGGGTGAGGACCGTCTCGCCGACGAACGACATTCTTAGCATCCAGCAGTCGCTGTCCTCCACCAACGAGATGACCCCGGAGGTGAAGACGATGGCCGAAGCCTCAGCCCGGTCCATGCTGTCTCTTCTTTCAGAAAACTCCCAGACCTGCCAGATATTGCCGACGATTCCGTCAGCCACCCTGCCGCTGCTCCCTTCAATGCGCGACGGTAAGAATATCGACGCGTATCGCCTTGAGGTGCAATTCCCTCAAACGAAATCCACTCTGCAGGTCGACACGGCAGCTTCAGGCCTTTATATCAGTCGAGCATTAGCCGACGCGAACGGCCTGAAGTCTAATGACAGCACTCCATCCGGCACGGTCCATGCCGACCGTATACAAGTAGGGCCTTTCGAATTCAGGGACTGCACTGTCGGCGTTAGCGAGACACCCTTTGCAGGTAATGGAGACGGCTTCATCGGCATGGATCTCTTCGCTCCTTACCTCATCACCCTCGACTACACGCATGCGAAACTAACCTTGGCTCCACTCCCGCCGCAAGCCAGTTCCCTACCCGGCGATCGCTCCGATGCAGCGGAGTTGCGTGGCTTCAGCCCTGTCTATCACCGACAGCACTATCTACTCGTCCCAGTCTTGTTGAACAACAAAGAGCGTCGGCTCTTCGTACTTGACTCTGGCATTCGTTTCAGCACGATGACCTCCGAGGTAGCGCACTCCGTCTCGTCAACCAAAATGAATTTTACCAACGCAGTGCAAACCACCTCCGGTGCAACGATTCAGGTCTATCGGGACAACTTCAATCTGGAGTTTGCGAATCTGCTCATACCCCACCAACCTCACATGCTCGAGATGAATACCTCCGCCGTCGAACGAACGACCGGATTGCAGATCGGCGGCATGCTCGGCTTTGACCTGCTGCACTCCATGACCATCCATTTGGATTACCGCGATGGATTGGTGAGGTTTGAGTCGATGGACCCGCAGGTCTCCGCCGCAGAAACCTCGACCTCTTCGACTGCCGGTGTCGCCTCCGCAGCGCCTGCCAGCCAGCCCATTTGCCAGCATCTCGAAGACACAGTCCATCCGATATCCTCAACTATCGAGGCACGAACGACGGGCTTCTGGGATTCCAGGCACCTGAAAGCCGGTTCCTCCATCTCTGTACAGGTGATACAGGGTTGGACCTCGCCCGGATGCACCCTCTCTCCCAATGCCATACTCTACGGCCACGTCATGGCGTCGACATTCTCCAAGACCTCTGGAGACGCCCAGTTTGCCCTCACCTTCGATCACGGCGACTGCGATGGGCAAGGCAAGAAGCAACTGGCAATCAGCACTCTCGGTCTGCTCGCACCGCCCGGAGAGTTCCAGGGACTTCACAACGCACTTCCAACGGAATTGGGACGAGGATCGACTCGCCAGATCTCCGATGTAGCTTCTGCCATGGGTACGGCAAACGACCAGAACCTCAATCCTGGTGGCGCACCCGGCACAATTCGTCCAGGTGCCGTCCTCGGCATTCCTAAACTGAAGCTCCAACCCGAGGCTGGTCCCGGCTGTAGCACTCTGCTTACAACTCCAAACCAAAGCGTCCAGCTCGGTCAGGGCACGCAGTTTGTCATGATGTTACAAGCAACCCCCTGAACCGCCGCGTTCAGGCCTCATGCCGGTACGGTATACGAAACTCAACGACACACCCCGTACCATCACTCCGGTTCTTCAACCGCACTGATCCCTGGTGCCCTTCAGCAATCTGCTTCACCAGAACAAGCCCGATACCTGTGCCGTCAGGTTTGGTCGTATAAAAAGGTACGAAAAGGTTTGCTTCATTCAGCAATCCTGGACCGTTATCACGAATCGCAAGGACAATCTCCGCCCCGTCAAGTTCCCACCCTATGTCAACCAGTGGCTCTACATCGCTCCGAGTATCAGGACCAAGTGCCGCCTCCGCGGCGTTCCGAAGGAGATTGATCAACGCTTGCTGTATCTGGTCTGCGTCTGCCATAACCATGATGGACGGACCACCAAGATCAACAACGGTCAGCCGAGTCTCAAGCGCCGCCGCTTGTCTCACCAGCCCGGCAAGCGGAAACCTCGCGAGCGCAGGCGCAGGCAATCCCATCAGCTGCCGATACGCTTGCAGAAAACGGTTCAGAGACTCCGCACGGTTTGCAATGACCTCTAAACCGCGTTCGAAATCCTCATGCTCGGTGGCGCCGAGAGGTAGCGCTGCCAATCTATCTCGGAGACTCCCCGCGATCGACTTGATCGGTGCGAGAGAGTTATTGATTTCGTGTCCAAGCACGCGAATCAGGCGCTCCCACGCAACCCGCTCCTCCTCTCTCAAAGCCACGCTGACATCAGACAGCACGAAGAGGGTATGGGGAATACCGCGCAGCCGGAAACCGCTTCGCTTCACCACCCATCGCGTAGTCTGCTGTGTAGCGCCGAGCGAAAGGACCCCATCATCAGCAGTCTCCAACAAGTAGTCCAGCATCAATTCGTGCGCACCTTGATGCAGTGCAAGTCCCTTTTTCAAACCGAATGCGTGCTCCGCCGCCTCGTTCAGCAACTTCAACCGTCCGTTCGGATCGAACGCCAATACAGGCGACTGCATCGAGCTCATAACGCGCTCCACGAGCGCCATCGCCTCCAGCGCGCCCGCACGTTGTCCCTGCAACATGCTCGCAAGTGCATTGATTTCGAGCGCAAGGTCGCCGAGGGCATCATTCCTGCGGCCACCGCGTGCCCGAAAGGAGTAGTCATCCTCTCGCAAGGCGGCCACCACATTCGATAGAGTCTGGAGCGGCCGTACAATCTGTTCCGTCAACAAGGTAACGGCAAACCACCAGGCCGCGATGACCGCGAACACGACGATCCACTGCATCGAACTCTCAACAGTAGCCTGGCGTAGCGATATCAAGCACAACAACAGCACTGGAAGGCCGAGCAAATACAGCCAGATCCGTATGCGCCGCTCGAAGCTCAACCGTCTGCCGGAGCGACCTAACGCGAGCCGCTTTCGTCGCGACTCAAAGGCCATACTTCTCCATGCGCCGGTAGAGTGTGCCCCGGCTCAATCCCAGCGCATCCGCTGCATGGCTGACGTTGCCTGAGAAACGCGCCAGCGCCTTCCGAATCAGAATAGCCTCGACACTCTCAAGGCTCATCTCCTCCAGATTACTCGCGCCTGACCGTTGCATATCCGCGTTCAAGCTCAGTCCAAGATCTGCCGCTTCGATGCGTTCTCCTCGCGCCATCAGGACTGCTCGTTCCACCGTATGGTCCAACTCCCGCACGTTCCCCGGCCACGCAAATTGCATCATCACTTGCATTGCTGCCGGCTCAAATCCTTGGATGACCCTGCGGTAGCGCACCGCATATCGGGCGAGAAAGTGACCAGCAAGCGCAGGGATGTCTTCTCGACGCTCCCGCAAGGCTGGCAGACGTATCTCGACCGTGTTCAAACGAAATAGCAGGTCTTCTCGAAAATTCCCCGCTGCACACTCTGCCGCAAGGTTCGCATTCGTCGCTGAAAGCACGCGCACATCGACCTTCTGCGTCTTCGACGATCCAACCCGTTCCAGTTCGCCTGACTCCAGAACTCGAAGCAGCTTTGCCTGTTGCCTCACAGGTATGTTCGCAATTTCATCCAGGAAAAGCGTTCCGTGGTTTGCCAACTCGAAGCGCCCGATCCGATCCGTCCGAGCGTCTGTAAACGCCCCCTTCACATGGCCGAATAGCTCGCTCTCAAAGGTACCCTCCGGGAGCGCACCTGTATTCACCGCCACCAGCGATCGGTCAGCCCGATTGGATAGCCGATGCAGCGTCTGTGCAACGACCTCCTTACCTGTCCCATGCTCGCCAGTAATCAGCACATTCGCATCAGAAGGACCAACCCGCGCCATCAGGTCAAGGACCTGTCGCATCGCCGGCGCAGTCGCAATAAAATCGATAGTCCCCGCAGCCCTCAGAATGCGATTCTCAGCCTCAAGCCACTGCGCTCTCTTCTGGCTCCGATGCAAGTCAAGCTGGGTGCGCAAAACACTCAGCAGGCGAGCATTCTCCCATGGCTTCTGGATGAAGTCGCTCGCGCCACGTCTCATCGCTTCGACAGCAAGATCAACATTTCCCCAGGCCGTCATTACGATGATCGGCAGTTGAGCATCTATTTGCCGAACCTGCGCCACCAAGTCCAAACCTTCCTGACCAGAGGTGGTATCCCTCGTATAGTTCAGGTCGATCAAGGCACCATCGAAGCTGTCGTTCCTCAGTGCATCAAGTGCCAGCGCAGGACTTCGCACCATCTCCAATCGGTAGCCCTCTGGCTGCAGAAGCAGCCGTAGCGCCTCGAGAATATGAGCCTGATCATCCGCAATCAGCAGTCGGCATGGACTCTCCGCGTTGGCCGCTCCCCCGTCCTTCCGCTGCTCGTCCGTCACCGTCTCTCCACTCGCGCCTATTGGCCACCCGACTGTCTCACGGGCGCAATACCAGTCTTCGCCGATTCTATAGAAATATCGTTCGCATCCAGCGTAGACCCCACCGACCGATCGAGTTCAATCTTTGCTTTCTGGTATGCAGTCAGTGCAGCAACCAGCGTCGACTCCGATGCCGCCAAATCCCGGCGCGCTGTCAGTGTCTGGTAATTTGAGCCTGCTCCAAGCTCTTGCTCCTTAGCCGTGATGTCGAAGGTCTTCTGAGCCAGATCGCGACCCTTCCGTGCAGACGTCACTCTCGCTTCGCTCTGCTCCAGAGAATACTGGGCGTTCCGCACCTCAATGCGGATCTGCTTCCGCAATTGCTGCTGTCGCAGCTCCGACTGGCGCGTCTCCAACTCCGCTCGATACTGGTCCGACTTCGCCACTCGGTTCCGCAGTGGAATATTCACCTGCAACCCCACATAGTAGTCGGGAGCGCTGTTGTTGAAGGCATCCGTAACCGCACCACCGAACCCCGTCGGCGCTGTAGAAGTTAGCCCAGCCACCGGATTCTGCAAACCTGCCAGCCCTGTACCGGCATACGATGCCGTCAGAGTCACCGTCGGCAGCAGCGCGTTTCGAGCGGCATCGCGACTCAGGCGCCGATTATCGAGGTCAATGTCTGACTCACCCAATTCCAGTCGGTCATGCAGCGCACGCGTAATGATGTTCTCTGTCCGAAGTCGTCCCACAGCTAGGGTGCCAAGCCCCTGTGTCTGGTCCGCACCAGCCGAGCTCTTGTCCGTTGGACGCACCGGCATCGCTTCCAGGATCGGATCATCCAGATTCTTCGTAAGCGCATTCTTGATCAGTAACTCCTGAAACTCAAGCGTTGTCTTCGCGATAGTCAGGTCCTGCTCACGGCTTGCCACCTCCGCCTCATCCTTCATCACGTCCATTGCTGGAATGGCCTGCAGCGCAAGCTGCTTACGTCCGCTATCCAGAGCCTGCTGTGCAAACTCAAGTGAGCGCGTCTTTACCTGCTCATCCTCGTAGGCCGCAACAAGGTCCCAGTACATATCTGCGATCTGCGTCACCGTAGTCACAACCTGCAGCCTGAAGGCTTCGTCCGAGATGCGTTGGTTGTTCTTTGCAATTCTCAGGAAGCGAAGATTCGGTCCCAGTCCGAACCCGGCAAGCAACTGCTGTTGAACACCGAAGTGATAGTACGTATTCAATGTTGGATTCAAGTAGCTGAACGGACTGTTCGTCGTGGCGCGATTGTTGCTGAACGATGCAGAGAAGGTTGTGCCTGTAGGAAAAGCCTGCACATACCCGATATCACCGACCGTCGTATTCTGCTGCAGCGTGGGAACTCCATAGATCTGTTGATTCGACAACGGCTCCGTGTAGTGCTCGATGTTGAAGTTTCCCGTGATATCCGGATCATAGGACGAAACACTCGTTCCCGTTCCTAACGTAGAAGACACCAGGCCAGAAGCGCCCGCTCCTGCACCGCCTGCACCGCCCGAAGTTCCACCAGCGCCTGCACCGCTCGAGCCTGATCCAAAGCCACCAACACCACCACCCGGGGTGTTCTGGACCACTCCGGTATTTACACCGCGAAACGTACCGCCCGCCTGCGTCCGCAAAATATCGGCCTGCGCAATCGGCAGGTTATAGCGCGCAATCGCCAGATCGAGATTATTCTCGAGCGCCAACGCGACCGCATCGCGCAAGCTCAACTCCAGAACCCCGTTCTGTACAAGCGCATCGATCCTTGCAGAGTTCGCCAGGTTCGGGCGGGGCACCAGGGTCGCCCGATACGTACTGATTGGATTGTACGAATGCGGTATATCCAACCGTAGCGCCGGCGAGGTTGCCACCTGTCCCATTGCTGAGACAGTCGCGAGCAAGATCAAACCAGTACCGCATCGCAAACCCTCCGCCCTCATCAAGACCGAACCTCCGCGAGCAGACCTGCCGTATCGTGCGACAACCAGCCATCCCGTAGCTCGATCACCCTTGTTCCATACGCCGCATTGGCCTCCGCATGCGTCACCTGCACGATGGTCGTACCCTCTTGGTTCAGCTTTCGAAAAAGCTCCATAATCTCCCGCGACTGCTCCGAATGCAGATTACCCGTCGGCTCATCCGCCAGCAGCAGCGAAGGCTTGTGGATCACCGCTCGCGCCACCCCCACCAGCTGCTGCTGCCCCCCGGAAAGCTGGCTTGGATAGAGATCCTTCTTACCCACAATGTGGAACCTGTCCAACGTATCCGCCACAAGCGCCTGCCGCTCCGATCGCGGAATGTCCTTGTAAGAAAGCGGCAGATCGATATTCTCAGCAACGGTCAAATCATCCAACAGATGATAGCTTTGGAACACCATGCCAATGCGGCGTCGAGCTAGCTCTGCCCGCTGCTTGCGGTTCATTGCGTGTACCGCCTGATCCTCGAAACTAAACTCGCCCCGCCATTGGTCATCTAGCATCGCCAGCACATTCAGCAGCGACGACTTCCCCGCCCCGGACGGACCCATCACGGTTACAAACTCACCTTCGCGAATCGTCAGGTTCACCCTGCGCAGCACCCAGGTCTCGGTGTGCCCCGTCTTATAGCTGCGTTCCAGGTTCTTCAGTTCGATCATTGTTTACTCCGTCCTCAATGCTTCCATCGGTTCAATTCCTGCTGCGCGCATTGCAGGAAGAAAGCTCGCTACCAAGGTCGCGGCCAGCATCGCCAACGCGGCCGCGATCAGGGCTGCACTTGTGCTCGAAAGCAACTGCGTAATCGTCCCGCCACCCATATACACGTAATCAGAAAGCACGCTTCCCACAATGCGCGGAACCATGACGCTTACCATTCCACCCACAACCAACCCCGTCCCCAGCAATACGAGGCCACGTCGCATGACAAACGCAAGTACCTGCGTCCGTTGAGCACCAAGCGCCAGCCTGACGCCTATCTCTCGCGTCCGCTGCGTCACCTGATAGCTCAGCAACCCAAACAGTCCAATCATCGTAAGCAGCAGCGCAAATCCAGCGAAGCCTCCCGCAATCCAGGCAAAGAAGGAAGGTCCAGCCACCGTATGGTCGATCACAGCCTGCATGGTCTCGATCTTCGCCACGGGGATATCGACGTCCGCAGCGCTTACCGCCCTCTCGATCGCCGCAGCAACATCCACGTCGCCCGCCGTCCGAAGTGCAAACGTGGTTGGAAACCAGCCATTGATCATCTTCGTAACAACATCCGAAAGTTGAGCGAATGGAGCGTAGATCATCACCTGAGGTTCCTCGGCAAGCGAGTTGGATCGCGTATTAGCGACGACGCCAACGATCGTCATCGGTATCTCTCCCTTGCCACCCATGACCACCTGATGTCCGAGCGGTGACTGCCCCGGCCACCATCGCCGCGCAGCCTCTTCGTTCACCATTGCGACGGGCGCGACACCGGCACGATCCTGATCTGCGACATCACGCCCCTGCAAAACCGACACACCCAGCGTGCGAAAGTATCCTGGCGTAATCGCGCGAAACTCCACCATGTTGTCGTTGAGGTTAGGCTGTTCAACCGGATGGGCCCCGCTGTTCAAACCGCGGTCAAGGGGCAGTCCGTTTACCGCCGCCACTCGCTGCACGCCCGGGTAATGCGCCAACCCAGCTATTACCTTCTGGATAAACCGCTCGGTGTGCTGCGTGCCTGCATATGGTCCTCCTTTCAAGGTTACCTGGGCCACGGTCAGCCGCTCTACCAGCACTCCAGAGGGCACCGCACGAAGTTTGAGGAAGGTTCCCAGCAGAAGTGATGCCGTCGACAGCAATACCATCGCGAGCGCAACCTGTCCTACCATCAGGGCCTTGCCAAGCCGAATCTGTGACACCGACCCACCCATCGTTCCCACCTGCAACACGCGGTTCGCATCCTGCCGAAATACTCCAAGCGCCGGCAACAAGCCAAAGAGAAGTGTCGTCACACAAGCAATCGCCAGCGTTGTAAAAATCGGCAATCCTGT
This genomic window contains:
- a CDS encoding tetratricopeptide repeat protein, which translates into the protein MPNLPLHLPFIFALALAVLLPATHTFGQEATCPKVSTRTATPADTAYAEGIYPNAEELYTQQIVQQPHDAELTAGLIRTLLHEGKIPKAIATLDAVLPGSPDSVPLLTAEAEVQLRQGQPWLAAQSLQTIATSNPCYARAHLIRSRIFRIDSMYSSERKEIQSAYDIDPTDPEIRRAWVRTVSPTNDILSIQQSLSSTNEMTPEVKTMAEASARSMLSLLSENSQTCQILPTIPSATLPLLPSMRDGKNIDAYRLEVQFPQTKSTLQVDTAASGLYISRALADANGLKSNDSTPSGTVHADRIQVGPFEFRDCTVGVSETPFAGNGDGFIGMDLFAPYLITLDYTHAKLTLAPLPPQASSLPGDRSDAAELRGFSPVYHRQHYLLVPVLLNNKERRLFVLDSGIRFSTMTSEVAHSVSSTKMNFTNAVQTTSGATIQVYRDNFNLEFANLLIPHQPHMLEMNTSAVERTTGLQIGGMLGFDLLHSMTIHLDYRDGLVRFESMDPQVSAAETSTSSTAGVASAAPASQPICQHLEDTVHPISSTIEARTTGFWDSRHLKAGSSISVQVIQGWTSPGCTLSPNAILYGHVMASTFSKTSGDAQFALTFDHGDCDGQGKKQLAISTLGLLAPPGEFQGLHNALPTELGRGSTRQISDVASAMGTANDQNLNPGGAPGTIRPGAVLGIPKLKLQPEAGPGCSTLLTTPNQSVQLGQGTQFVMMLQATP
- a CDS encoding ABC transporter ATP-binding protein, with the translated sequence MIELKNLERSYKTGHTETWVLRRVNLTIREGEFVTVMGPSGAGKSSLLNVLAMLDDQWRGEFSFEDQAVHAMNRKQRAELARRRIGMVFQSYHLLDDLTVAENIDLPLSYKDIPRSERQALVADTLDRFHIVGKKDLYPSQLSGGQQQLVGVARAVIHKPSLLLADEPTGNLHSEQSREIMELFRKLNQEGTTIVQVTHAEANAAYGTRVIELRDGWLSHDTAGLLAEVRS
- a CDS encoding ABC transporter permease, with the translated sequence MTISLMQDIQFSLRQLRKAPAFTVTAVLTLALGIGATASMYSVVRDVLLAPLPYPEQDRLVGLAFTFPQQRPNNRLTGAGADFIEEHTRNFVSIGVSDGETTGESLSIGAGDAAHAFQVVGTHVSKGYFPTLAVRPALGRWFTADEDLPNGPKAVLLSDALWRRAFSSDSKIVGAAIRVNEDAYTVVGVMPALSLGASGGREAGKSSDADIWTPLQLGPKSPGYDGNNFQAIGRLKPGVSMAQAQQELDGLKWPYYKLFPGYLRWTIQPGVVHDFRLWPLQEVIVSETRTSLLTMLAAVIAVLLVACLNLGVMMTARASQRAREIALRTALGATRGSMLRLMMVESLLLALAGAAAGLVIAKFGTPLLYAASPLAIPHLQGTGLPIFTTLAIACVTTLLFGLLPALGVFRQDANRVLQVGTMGGSVSQIRLGKALMVGQVALAMVLLSTASLLLGTFLKLRAVPSGVLVERLTVAQVTLKGGPYAGTQHTERFIQKVIAGLAHYPGVQRVAAVNGLPLDRGLNSGAHPVEQPNLNDNMVEFRAITPGYFRTLGVSVLQGRDVADQDRAGVAPVAMVNEEAARRWWPGQSPLGHQVVMGGKGEIPMTIVGVVANTRSNSLAEEPQVMIYAPFAQLSDVVTKMINGWFPTTFALRTAGDVDVAAAIERAVSAADVDIPVAKIETMQAVIDHTVAGPSFFAWIAGGFAGFALLLTMIGLFGLLSYQVTQRTREIGVRLALGAQRTQVLAFVMRRGLVLLGTGLVVGGMVSVMVPRIVGSVLSDYVYMGGGTITQLLSSTSAALIAAALAMLAATLVASFLPAMRAAGIEPMEALRTE
- a CDS encoding glycosyltransferase family 39 protein; the encoded protein is MSTLIAKRERWAWFAAAALLLIMICEIALSTRQASASWDEGDHIFSGYMNWKHREYSLNPEHPPLVKLVATLPLLGLDLRIAPRQGRFFKDEAYYGGRELLFRNDPRYGGYYTADSLLFRVHMAVSIFALLLASLLFLAGREMFGTAAGLIAMILFVFDPTILTNAPFVTTDSGATCLFFASVYAFYRYVKAPSGQRVLVCGLTFGLTLVSKHSGILLLPILLLLATGELSGKWYERRKSILRDTIHLGAALFAMAALAIFVLWGVYSFRYAMQPSGVSMPGLDHQASGLTTIPAHVILFCAHHHLLPESYLYGLIDVQRVAAFMPTYIFGKLYAHGQWFYFPVALSLKCSVGVLGLLLLAVFAFATGFVRKPREVYFLALPAVFYLAVAMAGPLNIGVRHVLPVFPFAFALAGGGACLLLQQKRLWIYPIAIFLLCHAIDSVRMFPNYMPYANILWGGPTKTHLYLSDSATDWGQELKWTKQYLDANNVHECWFAYFPAPFLLPSDYGVPCKLLPTADTHGQVDIDVPPTIHGPVLISFADLNGFEFGSKVLNPYQTFFERKPDAVIANGIAVFNGDFTVPQVASLQPLWRAQALLDSKNHLGALHFAEAALAIDPANFEGQVAAGDALHALERNSEAQVHYLTAKKMVEAMELSSQQQWAPVLDKKLAALGITVHA
- a CDS encoding TolC family protein, whose translation is MGQVATSPALRLDIPHSYNPISTYRATLVPRPNLANSARIDALVQNGVLELSLRDAVALALENNLDLAIARYNLPIAQADILRTQAGGTFRGVNTGVVQNTPGGGVGGFGSGSSGAGAGGTSGGAGGAGAGASGLVSSTLGTGTSVSSYDPDITGNFNIEHYTEPLSNQQIYGVPTLQQNTTVGDIGYVQAFPTGTTFSASFSNNRATTNSPFSYLNPTLNTYYHFGVQQQLLAGFGLGPNLRFLRIAKNNQRISDEAFRLQVVTTVTQIADMYWDLVAAYEDEQVKTRSLEFAQQALDSGRKQLALQAIPAMDVMKDEAEVASREQDLTIAKTTLEFQELLIKNALTKNLDDPILEAMPVRPTDKSSAGADQTQGLGTLAVGRLRTENIITRALHDRLELGESDIDLDNRRLSRDAARNALLPTVTLTASYAGTGLAGLQNPVAGLTSTAPTGFGGAVTDAFNNSAPDYYVGLQVNIPLRNRVAKSDQYRAELETRQSELRQQQLRKQIRIEVRNAQYSLEQSEARVTSARKGRDLAQKTFDITAKEQELGAGSNYQTLTARRDLAASESTLVAALTAYQKAKIELDRSVGSTLDANDISIESAKTGIAPVRQSGGQ
- a CDS encoding sigma-54-dependent transcriptional regulator yields the protein MTDEQRKDGGAANAESPCRLLIADDQAHILEALRLLLQPEGYRLEMVRSPALALDALRNDSFDGALIDLNYTRDTTSGQEGLDLVAQVRQIDAQLPIIVMTAWGNVDLAVEAMRRGASDFIQKPWENARLLSVLRTQLDLHRSQKRAQWLEAENRILRAAGTIDFIATAPAMRQVLDLMARVGPSDANVLITGEHGTGKEVVAQTLHRLSNRADRSLVAVNTGALPEGTFESELFGHVKGAFTDARTDRIGRFELANHGTLFLDEIANIPVRQQAKLLRVLESGELERVGSSKTQKVDVRVLSATNANLAAECAAGNFREDLLFRLNTVEIRLPALRERREDIPALAGHFLARYAVRYRRVIQGFEPAAMQVMMQFAWPGNVRELDHTVERAVLMARGERIEAADLGLSLNADMQRSGASNLEEMSLESVEAILIRKALARFSGNVSHAADALGLSRGTLYRRMEKYGL
- a CDS encoding sensor histidine kinase, with the translated sequence MQWIVVFAVIAAWWFAVTLLTEQIVRPLQTLSNVVAALREDDYSFRARGGRRNDALGDLALEINALASMLQGQRAGALEAMALVERVMSSMQSPVLAFDPNGRLKLLNEAAEHAFGLKKGLALHQGAHELMLDYLLETADDGVLSLGATQQTTRWVVKRSGFRLRGIPHTLFVLSDVSVALREEERVAWERLIRVLGHEINNSLAPIKSIAGSLRDRLAALPLGATEHEDFERGLEVIANRAESLNRFLQAYRQLMGLPAPALARFPLAGLVRQAAALETRLTVVDLGGPSIMVMADADQIQQALINLLRNAAEAALGPDTRSDVEPLVDIGWELDGAEIVLAIRDNGPGLLNEANLFVPFYTTKPDGTGIGLVLVKQIAEGHQGSVRLKNRSDGTGCVVEFRIPYRHEA